In Osmia bicornis bicornis chromosome 1, iOsmBic2.1, whole genome shotgun sequence, the following proteins share a genomic window:
- the LOC114881955 gene encoding uncharacterized protein LOC114881955: MYRQFLVRDEDRKYQQILWRDEANQVHTYQLKTVTFGLSAAPYLAIRCLTQLAHDEGHKFPHAAKAVGNQHEALLNDLPKQSINKKLHLGESSTLKTLGVVWKSSEDSITYEVKTQMTTRITKRFIASEIAKIYDPLGLLGPVIIEAKIILQKIWSTKVDWDGSLPMDIHTEWVRYYKQLPLLNNIIFQRKTIIDTPTKIELHGFCDASEKAYGACVYIRSTDPNRHTHTELLFAKSKVAPLKTQSIPRLELCGALLLTSLITTAKKALHVEIHNTTLWTDSTIVLNWLQTSPHLLKTFVANRVSEIQTKTNNKDWRHVPTSDNPADLISRGQTPEEFLRPSIWHHGPKWLTGKKHLWPTNEFAPCDIIEEPKTVTCLNTTPVDTSIFDNYSSWEKMQRITARCLRWKKTNTEKGTLTVSELRNYDASPKRNLKSGENCNASVLYCETGYCESEDD; the protein is encoded by the exons ATGTATAGGCAATTCCTTGTCCGTGACGAAGATCGAAAATATCAGCAAATTCTTTGGCGCGATGAAGCTAACCAGGTCCACACATATCAACTCAAAACTGTCACTTTCGGTTTGTCGGCTGCTCCATATCTCGCGATCCGGTGTCTAACACAGCTTGCCCATGACGAAGGTCATAAATTTCCTCACGCCGCCAAG GCAGTGGGCAACCAACACGAAGCCCTTCTGAACGACCTACCAAAGCAGTCAATCAACAAAAAACTTCATCTCGGTGAATCTTCAACATTGAAAACTTTGGGCGTTGTGTGGAAATCCTCAGAAGATTCTATCACTTATGAGGTTAAAACACAAATGACCACGCGCATCACCAAGCGTTTCATCGCTTCAGAAATAGCCAAAATTTACGACCCATTAGGCCTCCTAGGACCAGTCATCATCGAGGCAAAGATCATACTACAAAAGATTTGGTCCACAAAGGTGGATTGGGACGGATCCCTACCCATGGATATTCACACCGAATGGGTCCGGTACTATAAACAATTACCCTTATTAAACAACATCATTTTTCAGAGGAAAACCATCATTGACACACCGACCAAAATAGAATTGCATGGATTCTGCGACGCTAGCGAGAAGGCATACGGAGCCTGCGTTTATATTCGTTCAACAGACCCGAACAGGCATACACATACCGAACTCCTTTTCGCCAAGTCCAAGGTAGCACCTCTAAAAACACAATCGATACCGCGGCTCGAGCTATGTGGCGCTTTGCTCCTAACATCTTTAATTACCACTGCCAAGAAAGCACTACATGTGGAAATCCACAATACCACCTTGTGGACCGATTCCACCATCGTCCTCAACTGGTTACAAACTTCTCCACACCTTCTGAAAACATTTGTCGCGAATAGAGTGTCTGAAATTCAGACAAAAACGAATAATAAAGACTGGCGGCATGTCCCGACATCCGACAATCCCGCAGATCTCATCTCACGCGGTCAAACGCCTGAAGAATTTCTCCGGCCATCTATCTGGCATCACGGTCCAAAGTGGCTCACGGGTAAAAAACATCTCTGGCCAACCAACGAATTTGCCCCATGCGACATCATCGAAGAACCGAAGACAGTAACTTGTCTAAACACAACTCCTGTAGACACGAGCATTTTTGACAACTATTCATCGTGGGAAAAGATGCAGCGAATCACTGCGCGTTGCCTTCGCTGGAAGAaaacaaatactgaaaaggGCACTCTGACGGTATCTGAACTCAG GAATTACGACGCATCTCCAAAGAGGAACCTGAAATCGGGGGAAAACTGCAACGCCTCAGTCCTTTATTGCGAGACCGGATATTGCGAGTCGGAGGACGATTAA
- the LOC123988313 gene encoding uncharacterized protein LOC123988313 — MGNLPEARVTESRPFTNTGVDYCGPFYIKERRHRNRTRVKVYVAVFVCLSVKAIHLELVSDLTTEAFLAALRRFMARRGFCKNLYSDNGTNFVGACNELREIYELLKSDDHNQKVKAFLANRSIEWNFIPPHAPHFGGLWEAAVKAFKHHLTRVVGTELITFENLNTLIVEIEAILNSRPLTPISNDANDLLALTPGHFLIGDSLTSLRERDFTDTPTNRLSSWQHVQQMKQHFWNRWHREYLNELTQRNKWSKGNHSIKEGTLVLLREDNIPSMQWALGRVTKVHPGSDGIVRAATIKTATDILDRSTKRLVPLPYQPTKEDVNPVDPTSMVGADLPEIQQNN; from the coding sequence ATGGGTAACCTGCCCGAAGCAAGGGTCACCGAATCCCGGCCTTTCACAAACACTGGGGTCGATTATTGCGGGCCATTCTACATTAAAGAAAGAAGGCACAGAAATCGAACTCGCGTCAAGGTTTACGTGGCGGTTTTTGTCTGCCTTTCGGTCAAGGCAATTCATTTAGAACTTGTTAGCGACCTAACAACCGAAGCTTTCTTAGCCGCACTTCGACGATTCATGGCCCGACGGGGCTTCTGCAAAAATCTATATTCAGACAATGGGACAAATTTCGTCGGGGCTTGCAACGAATTGCGAGAGATCTATGAACTCCTAAAGTCAGACGACCATAACCAGAAAGTGAAGGCCTTCCTAGCAAACCGATCCATCGAGTGGAATTTCATCCCACCCCACGCGCCACACTTTGGTGGCCTGTGGGAAGCAGCGGTCAAGGCTTTCAAACATCATCTGACCCGCGTCGTAGGCACTGAGTTAATCACCTTTGAAAACCTAAATACGTTAATCGTTGAAATAGAAGCAATCCTGAATTCGCGTCCTCTAACGCCCATTTCTAACGATGCAAACGATCTCCTCGCATTAACACCTGGACATTTCCTTATTGGCGATTCCCTCACGAGCCTGCGCGAGCGCGATTTCACAGATACTCCCACCAACCGTCTGTCAAGCTGGCAGCACGTCCAACAGATGAAACAGCACTTCTGGAACCGTTGGCATCGGGAATATTTGAACGAGCTGACCCAGCGCAATAAATGGAGCAAGGGCAATCATTCAATCAAGGAGGGCACACTCGTCCTTCTACGAGAGGATAACATTCCTAGCATGCAATGGGCTCTAGGCAGAGTAACAAAGGTCCACCCTGGCTCCGACGGTATTGTTCGTGCCGCAACCATTAAAACGGCCACAGACATACTTGATCGGAGCACGAAAAGACTTGTACCTTTGCCCTACCAACCCACTAAAGAGGACGTCAACCCAGTGGACCCGACATCCATGGTCGGAGCTGACCTACCAGAAATTCaacaaaacaattaa